One Physeter macrocephalus isolate SW-GA chromosome 7, ASM283717v5, whole genome shotgun sequence genomic window, accctgttctctctctcctccacagcAGCAGGTATGGCTCCCCCGCCTCCCGATTTCACCTCTGTTTATTGCAATTCTGCTTCACATGGTGACGTTTAATGTCTCTATAGTATTACCTTCACATAAGGCTTTCTTAAGACACATAGCTTTAAAATTGcaatctccctctctctgacATCTTTGCATTCTTATAGCAATTTGTATATCACCCATGGTCCATACTGCATTCTGCTCTGCATTATAGATCCATGTATTTGTAGCGTCTCCCCACCTCTCGAGGGCAGGCCCCGTGTCTTTATCATCTCTGCATTTGTCACAGCACGTAACAAAGTAACCTGCACACTGTTGAAACTACTAGACTTACAGGATTGAAAGAGGTCTGTGTGAACTTGTATGAACTGGGCTCCAATGTCTTTACCTGTAAAATTAGAGATTTGGCCAAAATAGCCAGTTATTCTATGAGTCTACAAAATGAATTAAGTTGCAGTTACTGTGAGCAAATTAATCACAGGACTTATATTTCGTTTTGGTTCGACTCTAAAGGCACCTGGGAATTTTTGTGATACTCCAAGTGTAAAAGAAGAACTGCATACTTATACATCAAGTATAAAACTTACTTCTCTTCAAAATCAGGGTAGTTCACTACAAACCAGCTATTGTCTGCCCAAATAACCACAGACTacagataattatattttttaaaaaaaggtcatctcacccttacttttttttttttaagtactagtTGTTAGTGTACGATGAATTTCATGTCTAGACTATAGTAAACCCACTTAAAATTGATGTCCAAACTCCAAGCAATATTTTGGGtcttgattattttattaacctttaattttttaaaatttattttatttttggctgcattgggtcttcgttgctgagtgcaggctttctctagttgcagcaagcgggggctactcttccttgtggtgcgcaggcttctctttgcacTGGCttcacatgttgcggagcacaggctctatgtgcACGgccttcagtaattgtggctcgcgggctctagagcacaggctcagtagttgtggcacatgggcttagttgctccatggcatgtgggatcttcccagaccagggctggaacccatgtcccctgcattggcaggtggattcttaaccactgcgccaccagggaagccctatcctctAATTTTGAATGTAAGTTATTATTGCAGTTTTTCTGggactggagggacttccctagtggtccagtgggtaagactctgcacttccacttcagggggcacaggttcgacctctggtgggggaactaagatcctgcatgccgggcagcgaggccaaaaaaaatttttttttaaatttttttctgggacTGGAATGAAATACTGAGCTTCACAAAAATCTACAGAGAGGAACTCAGCATCTACACTCAACATCTGCCTCATTCAATTAATCAGCTATGTACTGGGCACGAGGCTAAGCCAGGGACTGTTCTGGGTACTAGGGACATAGCAATGACCAACAGAGTCAACAGGCCTTGTCTTGATGGAGGCCCAATAACAACAGCTAAGACCTACCAAATGCATATGTCAGGCATGTTCTCAGCACTTTACATATCTTATTTTCGACACTACAACAAGCCAGTGAGATAGGtagtattattttctccattttacaaataaggaaaagaagaCTGGGAGAAGTTAAGGAAGCTGTCAATGGTCACACAATTATTAAACGGCAGAGCTCAGGGATCCTATGCCGTCCTGCTTCTCAAAACGTTTCCAATCTGCGCTTAAATATTTGGTCTACTTTGGTCTAATTATGGTTGCAAAAGAGCTCTTTGTGTTTGATATTCAGTGTCTTTGGTGTCATGTCAGTATGTTACATAATGAGAAATATTTGCTTATTAATGATCACATTATCCCTGAGAGGTAGGAATGTGGTAACTTTTGAAATTATGGAAACTGAGATTGCTCTCAGTCTGTTCAAGTCCACTGTAGGCACTGGGCTAGCGATGAGACCAGGTATACAGAATGATCAGACAGATACTTCAGTGGAGGAGGAATATAACTGCTCAATAGTAATCACATGACTGATGAATATGATGAAAGTGAACTCACAGGGTGCTAGGGAAGCATATTGCCAGGGGCCTTAAGCCAGCCTCAAGGgagggaaggcctccctgaggaaGTGAGACATGATCTACCGTAAACTTCTTTGGTTCTACTTCTCTCACTTCAAAGAGAACTCTACACACTTCTGAGTCTATTTTTTCCCACCTATTTAATCTGACTCGGTTTCCTCCCTTCCACAAAAACTACGTCAAAAAAATCATCCATGGCCCTGGGCTTTTAAAAAGCTGGTTCCAGATGCCTAGAGCACCATTGTCAGGAGGATTTGGAGAGTAGCCTCAGTTTTAAGAAGTAGAAAAAGCACAAGGGGtgggtgtttttaaaaactggagtCCAGCTTACTGAGTGGCAGAGCCCAAGAGCTAGCTAAGCCTGATCTGATAGCAAAATGTCAAGATGGAGCTTAAGAATAAGGCTAgcttcagacttccctggtggcacagtggttaagaatccgcctgccgatgcaggggacacgggttcgagccctggtcccacattctgcggagcaactaagcccgtgtgccacaactactgagcctgcgctctagagcccgcgagccacaactactgaagcccgcgtgcctagagcccatgctctgcaacaaaagaagccatcgcgatgagaagcccgcgcaccacaacgaagagtaacccctgcttgccgcaactagagaaagcctgtgcatagcaacgaagacccaacgcagccaataatatataaatttttttttaaaatttaagaataaggCTAGCTTCTCCCCTAGTGACTGAATTCTCAGCAGAAAGTTTTCATGTTACAAAGGTTCAGAATTGATCTGATTGTGTAGAGGAAAGAATGAGTAATATGGGATTTAATCATCTTTTGTAATTTGAAATGTCTTAATCTAGTTTCAGCCATAAGATTTTAATACTCAGTAGCCTGGGTGGGTATGGGAGAAAGGGTCAGCATTTAATTCAAGAAACAGACACCCATTCAAGCtggcttaaaagaaaaagaaaagagctagaGGTGGGGTGATTATTATAAAGATATTTCCAAGGACCTTAAGTACAGCCAGCCCTCAAAAAGACCAGCCCTGAGAAAGTCAAGAGTCAAGGTTACGCTCATCATCACTCTGTTACCACATAGGCacttgtctctttttctctttgagatactttccccattttacagctatgGAAATATTGGTTTCTCTGTTTATTCAACATTCAACTGGCCAATACCTGACACTCCAGCCCCCGTCCTACCACTTCCACTAACATCTTCCACTAGCTgtgtctctttgttgaaattcttgaGTGAGAATCTGATTGGTCACTGGCCAGCCAATGAATGAGTTGAGTGTCTAACAACAGTCCAATCAGCCATAGCCAAAGGAGTGTAGTACTGACCTTTCCAGGTATTATGGGTGAAACAGAATATCTAGAAGGGGCTATGAATAAGCATACCCAGTACAACCAAGAAACCTGAATTCAGCTGTTTTAAAGGTGAGGGGAATCTAGCTCTCAACTTACTGTGAGGAATTCATTTTTCCATCATTCACACTCAGCAACCTTTTCCAGGCCTGTTTTGGTAAGTCTCTAAGGGAGTGAAGAAATAATTTCCTAAAGGAAAGCTTGCTTTTTCGTAGCCAGTTTGATTGTATGATACAGCTAGAGGGAAGACCTTGACACTGGAGGTTGATCCAAATTTCTTCTCAGAAATTAATGTCATCCTGGTCCTCAGTGCTCATTCCCCTGGAGTAAGTAGatgttccctcccttcctcttcaggGAATGATTTCACTGCTGGGGAAGTGAAGCAGGCCTTTTCTTTACATTACTTTTTTTCcatcaaattttctttatttatttataatttatgcaCAATAAAATGCACACATCTTAAAGGTACATATTGATCACATtttagatatgtgtgtgtatacatatgtgtgtacatttgtatgtatgtgcaaatataaatgtgtgtgtatatctgtctCCATATTCATGTAACAACCACCCAGATCGAGATCTAAAGAATTCACTAGTTACTTTTTCCACTAAATAACACTTATGCTAACCCTAAGCTAactatttttgacttttttttttaccatagattagttttgcttgttcttgaacttcataaaaatggaatcttacagtatgtactcttttgtgtctaaCTTCTTTGCTCAACATAACATCATAGgatacatccatgttgttgtattagtaattcttccttttcattgctgagtattctttcattgtatgaatacacagtttgtttatccattctcctattgatggacactggCATTGTTTGCAGGTTTGGGTTAATATGAATAAGACTATTGTGAACGTTCTTGAACTAGTCTTTTGTAGATATAAGcgctcatttctcttgggtaaattccCCCGAGTGGAATTTCTGTTTCCTAAGGAGTGTCCGTGTCTCATTTTACTGGCCTGGGCAGTTCTCCCAAACATGCTTTGAGACTCTAgaattctctcttcccctctttctccCCTGCCTCCACCTGAAGACTCTCCCCTCTGCTCCTGTCATCAGGCCTGTTTCCTGACTTGTTCTTTTCTCCCCACAGGACAGGAAGAGGTATTCACCCCTCCTGGAGACTCACAAAATAATGCAGAGCCTACAGACTGCCAGATCTTTACACttacccctcctcccaccacaaGGAACCCAGTGACGAGGATCCAGCCCATCACCAGGACACCCAGGTGTCCCTTCCATTTTTTCCCGCCACAGAGGCCCAGAGTCCACATTAGGTTCCCATACAGACCTTTCCTCCCTCCGATGTGCTACCACCATTTTCAGTTCCATCCATTTCTTTGGCCGCACAGTCGCCTTCCtccttattattatttccccAGAAGAAGACTCTGGAGAGGAAGCTCCTctgaggaaagcagagaaaagagagaagcccCAAACGTGCTGAAGTAAAAGAAGCCAAGGCCTCAGGAAAGACTAGAAAAAGATTTCTATTTTCAGTTACTAAACTAAAACTATTGGACTGGAAAATTAAGCATCTTAAACTCCACCGACTAGAAATTGTTCTCCTTGTCAACAGTGAACATATTGGTTTATAGGTTATTCATGTTTGCAAAATAGAAGCGATAACTACATTATTCTTACTGCCTTAGTTTTTATGATCACAGGATATTTATGCAAGAAAAGTTCTAAAATAGGTGGTTCCAATAATTCCTATCATCCTGCAGTACCAGAAGAACCAGCTCCATCGTCTAAATTACAGTGAAGAGCATTTAAATAAATTGAGATTGTTATAAACCAAATGGAGACATTAATGACACCCTTTTATACTCACTGGAAAACTTACAAAGCAAGGAGCATTTACAAAGtgaactttaaaagaaattataaaaaactgaaagctttattttattctctgtttggcagtggttatttattcatttttaatggagatataattgacatactatattagtttcaggttatATAACATAATGACtcgatatttgtgtatattgcaaaatgatcaccacagtaagttcagttaacatccatcaccccACATAGTtaacaaaacttttttcttttgatgagaactttcaagatccaCTCAGctttctaacaacaacaacaaaagaaattataaagattaaaacaaaacaaagttatggGGAGTCTGACTGTAGGTAAGCTAAATTACCTAACCAAAAAACTCTTTTTTAACTGTAATATGTACTTCAATGTTAACTGTTTCAGCAATCGATGAAAATTAGTTTGATAAGTATCTCACTGTTTCTCCCGTTATCATCATATAGATACTAGTTTAAATAATGTGCTTCCCCTAAAACTTTCAACATGATTCCAGGCTCAAAATTCCAATTACAAGTTTACAGGGATGTTCCTATAACTCTAGAACTCCACAGACACAAGTTCACTCAGCTATAGGAACCTTGTATTCTGAGGATGCAATATAAGTAACAAATCCCACAGGTTGCATTCattggttctttctttcttttttttttttttcagtacgcgggcctctcactgctgtggcctcttccgttgcggagcacaggctccggacgcgcaggctcagcggccatggctcacgggcccagccgctccgcggcatgtgggatcttcccagaccggggcacgaacccgtgtcccctgcatcggcaggcagactctgaaccactgcgccaccagggaatcccaataTTCCATTTCTTAATCTGGGTGATGTTTACACAAGGTGTAcacatttctaaaaattcatcaagctgtatgTTTAAGATTTATGTATTTTACAATATGCAAGTTATATATcaattgaaaatgttttaaatgctgCAGTGCAGAGGAAATCAGTAAAGGTATGCTAATTATAACTGTAGATTTAATTTGTTAAACaagctttcaaatatttcattgacTGGTAGTTAGCAAGGTTATATTAAGTAATATTTCACTgataagtcagacatagaaagacaaatactgtataatatcacttacatgtgaaatctaaaaaagccaaatccACAGAGAGTgactgggagaggtgggagaaatggggacatattggtcaaaaggcacaaacttccactTCTAAGATTAACAAgtcctggggatctaatgtacagtgtggtgattatagctaataatactgtattatatatttgaaagttgctaagagtagatcctaaatgttctcatcacaaaaaagaaatggtaattgtGTGACAGGACAGAGATGGTAGCTAATGCTTTGGTGGTGACCGTTTTGCAACAGGTAAGCGTTGcaaaatcaacatgttgtacaccttaaacttatacaatgtaatatgtcaattacatctcaataaagcgtGGGGGGGGGGAGGCACTATTTCactgaaatatcacctcataACAGTAagcagaagggacttccctggtggcacagtggataagactccatgcttccaatgcagggggcctaggttctgatacctggtcagggaattagatcccacatgctgcaactaagagttcacatgccacaactaaggaacctgcgtgccacaactaagacccagcgcaaccaaataaataaatactaaaaaaaaacaacaaaaaaaacagtaagcAGAAGACTTTGCATATTTTTTAGCACGAAGcaatatgtatttgtctttcccaACTAAGGCAAATTTAAACCAGAAATTTTTTAACAGCCTCAAATATAACCCTATAGTTGCCTATCAAAAGAACCATAAAAAGTGAGAAACACACATTCCGAACAGAAGATATCTCCCACAATGTCGACATTGGAAATTTACGATAAGCATGAATTGGACAGTAGCAGTTCAATGATTTGTGTAGAAGGGGCCATCTATACTAATACATCTGAAACCTCTTGACACAGATGTCCAGGTCCTTAACAGTGGCCTGCATGACTCGGCCTCCCCACGCCCCATCCCCAGCCtcttcctctctgacctcatctcacACTACTCTTTTCCCTTCTCACTCCACTCCAGACACACTGCCCTCCTTGCTGGTCCTCACACCAAACGCACTCCCTCCTGAGGACCTGTGCCCTGGTGGTCCCTCTGGCTACGGGGCCTTTGACCCAGATAATCCAGGTTATCCATACGGGTCCTCCCCTCACTTCTTTCAGGACCTTCATAAAATGTCACCTCTCAGTTCCTGGCCACCCTAATTAAATGTGCATGCACAGACCTACTTCCTCTTCTCAttcctggctttatttttatccCTAGCATGAATCACATTCAATCATTCTATATGTATTCGTAGTTACctcttttattatttgtctttcacATCAGAAAGGAAGCTCTTTAAAAGCAGTGATTTGTATCTATTGTGTTCATTCCTTTATCTCCAGGACTTAAAACGATCCTTGCATATAGTagggattcaataaatatttgttaaataaatgaacttttaaGGCTCCTGGTATTTTAACCCTCTTTTCTTCCAAATCAATTCCCACATGTCAGAGGAAGTCTCAGGATTTTAAAATCTTCTCCAGCAAAAAAAGAACTTCTATTGAGGAGAGAAAGATAAGGTATAAACATCTCTCTCAAATAAAACAGTTACTGGCCACTGGTGCATGCTTTCAAActtctttgaagaattttaacatgagtctttctcttttcagtgctgataaattttttccctttcagtagtTCGTTAGAAAATAGGTCAGAATGGTAACCAGAGACAGAGAATCCTCCAATTTAATTGCTcacttaattttgtaattttttcaggCTTTTATTAGTAGAATCTATCACTTTTTTCAAAATCTGAGTCCAATCCTCTTTGTAAAATCTCTCCAAGCTAGGTCAAGACATATAGATTTCCTGGGAAAGCTATTATTTGAGATGCCTCTTCAACCTgttattctttaaatatctgtTCAACAGGCAAGGAGAAACTGATTTTCTGACAACAAAATTTATAGATATCTTGGCTTATGTTCTAAATAGGAGATTTATTACATGTTCTGCAAACAGTaaacactttacttttttttggaaatatCTTTCACCATGTTCCTTCACTTGGGGAGTCAGATGCCCATCACTCAGAATAGAGGTAGATTTCATACAGTCATAAAATTGtgtataaaatgtgttttaagtttCTGTTTCCATGCTGGcaaagtatttctctttttctataggctcttttcagttttcattggtgatttttttttttcaaatcaacaTGTTGAGAGGTATATTGAGGACTTTATTTTTAGACACATAATAGATAACTTGTTTCCCCTAAACGACATGCCCTACACTCTTGTAAATTCAGAACTCCAGTGGACTGACTGCTGACTTAACATACATGTTAGCTGACTGATACCAAGGTTGGAAATGTGCCTCGGGCTGTACCATGCAGACTCCCTATGCTGCATTCCAATATAATCAAGAAAAACAGCCAGAGCCAGTGTGGACCAATTTTCCAATTTCCATTCATTGTGAGCATCAACTTACATTTTGCTGCTTGTAAATCACACTTGAAAACCATACTTCCAATTCATTCCAAAGATGTTCCGCGTCCTTTTTTGGATTAGCTCTCTTGGAAGTAGGCTGATCAGCCTTCCTGCCACTCTGCATTTGCGCATCTGCTCCCATTTCATCGTTGTGAGGCAAATTTACGTTCATAATTCttcaagttctttttcttttactcagGATTCTCAGTGAAGTCCATAGCTCCTCCTCACCACCCCCAGGCTCCCACCAGCCTAGCTCCCCTCTAGCCACAGGTTCTGCCTTGTTGACCTCTGAGTCACCAGCCACCTGCTGACCGTAGAGGAGCCCTGATCCAATCAGAGAAACAAAGGCCACGTGCGTTGGGTCTCCTCTGCTCCCACTATGCTTCCTAAACCTTTAGGACCGGACTAACAGAGAGTTTAACTATCAATGTCCACCAGGGCGCGCCACTCCACGGCCGGCACCATCTGATGGCCCGTCTATTACAGTTCTTCCTTGGCACCCCTGCGGTTCAAATAGATTACGCAATCCTTAACACTGGGCCCTTAAAAACGGGGAAAGAAGACGGCTTACTGCATGGACAAAAGAGCAGATAATACCCTCAGGTGAAATTCATCGCAGGTTTTAGCGCTTCTCTCCTTGGGAAGGAAATCGCTTACAGTGAATGGGGCTCTACTGCCCCCTCTTGGATCACGCTTGGCAGCCCTGGGCAGTCCTGGGCGGAGCCAAAGGAGTAAGGTGTCGTCGTAGTGAAATGGATGTAAGGCCAGCTGCAGCAACCCGCGAGCTCAGACCTTTCACAACCCTCCTTAAATAATTCCTGTCCATCCGAACAGAGCTGACGTCTTGATTCCTCTGCCCTAGACGGGAAAAAGTGCTTCTCTCGCATCAACTTATTTCCTCCCAAGACTCAGCAGAAGAAAGGGGATCTGACCACCTTACCAAGGATGacaagtataatttaaaatacattcttctGGCTGGGTTGCATTTcccagtttaaaataatttttgatctACGATATACTTTGAGCCAAACTATATTATCTAAATCTGGTGTTTACCTTTGTTTTCAGGAAGTATGAAACACATCTACAAAGGAAAATCTCCAATACTCAAGCTAAAATCTGCCTCACTTTTTAAAACCTTTAGTATCCTTTTTTCAAAGAAGGAAcccaaatgaccaataaatatgtaaaaagaaaaaatatatgaaaatatgtgtaACCTCAGTAGTAatcaagaaaatgtaaactaaagCAAGACAATTTTCACTCAGCAGATTGGTCCACATGGaaattattagtagtattatCTAACATGGTCCAGGCATGGGGAGGTACTTTCCcagacactgctggtgagaatggaaATTGGTATGGCATTTTTGGAGGACAATTTGGCAGAATGGGTGAAAATCTAGAAGGAAGCATACATTTGCAGCTTCAAAACATCCTTATCTGGTGAGCACTAGTGACTGTTTCTCCAGCATCCATGTCCTGTATGCCTCCCCAGCTATGCGGAAGCCTGGTGGTTCCATGGGTAGGCTGTCATTAGCCTAACCCAATCAGTATAATCttgtttccttttgctcttgTTATTAATTCAGGCAAAGGAATTTAACAGAGCCCTAAGCCAATCAGTGCACACCATTCCCCTGGCTACAATGCTTGATTCTAGGTGAGCAGGATCCAAATCTGGCTTAATAAGAGTAAAGTGAAGTTTTGTTTATGGCTGGAGAAAcatgcttcctcctctgtaagtgGATGAGGATGCTCCAGGAGCCTAAGCTCCCAAAGTTTTTATTatctaaacaaaaaaatgttaattgattCCAGATCTAAGCAGTCATGACCATATATCTATTTCAACAAACACCCATGgctctatcatttattgagtgacaCTGAGTAAACTTCTTAACTTTCAAAGCCTATGCAGTAAggacatacgaacgagttccgttccaagagcgCGTTCGTTAAGTCCTATTTGTTCATAAAgccaacagagttagcctagttgcccaactaacacaatcggctatatagtactgtactgtaataggtttataatacttttcacacaaataatacataaaaaacaaacacaaaaaataaacatttttgatcttacagtacagtaccttgaaaagtacagtagtaccagctacatcactgctgcttttacgcttgcttccaggcatcctgggcttgaaataaagatactgtactactgtacgcTATACAGTTCTGTACAAtgaagtacacaaaagcacaaccacttgtaaaggatgcacgcacgtgacaatgtacgccagacacgtgaactaacttacgtgactggacacACGAACGCACGTTCACAACTTTGAAAGTTCAAAAATTGAAGGTAGAGGACTTACTGCACTTTGCCACTAAACCATGACTAACATTCCTACCTTCACAGGGTTACTATTACTATCGTCACATAGAAATCACAGAGCTAGATGGTGTGgaacagaaatagacaaataagATGTAGTTCCCAATCTTTAGAGACACAGAAATTTTGGTGGGGGCAGTGACACTGGGTATTGTACTTGCCTGTGTGCCTTCAGAATCTGGCCCTGACTCTTCTGGAAGGTCTAGGAGCAATTTAATAAACAgcttttctacttaaaaaatatacagtggaggagacagacaggtaGGTATACATGTAAGCAAAAGGAGTGATGATCTGAGAAAGAAGACTAAACGCAGGTTCAGGAGGGAAGTAACCAATGGGAACATTGCTGTGGGATGGAAGGATTGTTTTAAATTCTAGTGGCAACGTTAATGGACATCGCTTTCCAGAACTAGAGGCATGGAGATAGCTAAATGGAGATAAACTGACATTAAAAACATGTTCTCTTGACTGATAAGAGAGCCTACCCTAGTGTAGGGACAGGAAGACATGCTGAATTGaaatattttggtttcatttccctgactctttctttctttttttaaaatttaatttaattttgtgtttttaattttttaaaatttatctttggctgtgttgggtcttcgttgctgcgcgcgg contains:
- the ODAPH gene encoding odontogenesis associated phosphoprotein, which produces MAHRLCFSYWLLVCWLVVTVAEGQEEVFTPPGDSQNNAEPTDCQIFTLTPPPTTRNPVTRIQPITRTPRCPFHFFPPQRPRVHIRFPYRPFLPPMCYHHFQFHPFLWPHSRLPPYYYFPRRRLWRGSSSEESREKREAPNVLK